A genomic window from Erpetoichthys calabaricus chromosome 17, fErpCal1.3, whole genome shotgun sequence includes:
- the LOC114667785 gene encoding probable DNA double-strand break repair Rad50 ATPase isoform X3 gives MARKELLGSRHLRKDLAAFLKKSLEQVETLQKTNLMLFNQMSDHMASAEKREKLNTKLLKTIQLNMQNLDQRLKRLEEENGEEERNSTQKTEEMFMEMNGYEKRCMEDLHSVKEQLRLRQEQLSHKVGLIKDKEQELEKAGQRLHRTELEARSLEELLKHERVKNMETLEDLEAACQEAKKQLLKSESKSKNLGEKIEDMQYLYSGLQRDVASLEESIKESTCKAQNIKGIDCTLMKGKKEPRGPKEDKEAGLRGLEELKGEMRLLEKTSKTK, from the coding sequence GACCTAGCAGCATTCCTAAAGAAGTCTTTGGAACAAGTGGAGACCCTTCAAAAAACCAACCTGATGCTCTTCAATCAAATGTCTGACCATATGGCCTCTGCAGAGAAGAGGGAGAAGCTCAACACAAAGCTGCTCAAAACGATTCAGCTCAACATGCAGAATCTGGACCAGAGGCTGAAGAGGCTGGAAGAGGAGAACGGTGAAGAGGAGAGGAACAGCACCCAAAAGACAGAAGAAATGTTCATGGAGATGAATGGCTACGAGAAGCGCTGTATGGAGGACCTGCACAGCGTGAAGGAGCAGCTCCGTCTGAGGCAGGAGCAGCTGAGTCACAAAGTCGGCCTCATAAAAGACAAGGAGCAAGAGCTGGAAAAGGCCGGCCAGCGGCTGCACCGCACAGAGCTGGAGGCCAGATCTCTGGAAGAGCTACTCAAACACGAGAGAGTGAAAAACATGGAGACCCTCGAAGACCTGGAGGCCGCCTGTCAGGAGGCAAAGAAGCAGCTGCTGAAAAgtgaaagcaaaagcaaaaatctGGGCGAGAAAATCGAGGACATGCAGTACTTATATAGCGGCCTCCAAAGGGACGTTGCCTCCCTGGAAGAAAGCATTAAGGAGAGCACCTGTAAAGCACAGAATATTAAGGGCATCGACTGCACCCTCATGAAAGGTAAAAAGGAGCCAAGGGGTCCGAAGGAGGACAAAGAGGCAGGCCTTCGAGGTCTTGAGGAACTGAAGGGTGAGATGAGGCTCCTCGAGAagacaagcaaaacaaaatga